A window of the Bdellovibrio sp. ZAP7 genome harbors these coding sequences:
- a CDS encoding SufE family protein, producing the protein MSTIQERQAQVIADFSAFTDWEDRYKKIIEMGKSLPEMPEALKTEQNIVKGCQSQVWLHASVTDDGKMLLVGDSDALIVKGLVALLLKVYSGSTPNEVLMTPPEFLRALGFEGNLSPSRANGLHSMLKQIKLYATAFDYMLKIKK; encoded by the coding sequence ATGTCGACTATCCAGGAACGCCAGGCACAAGTTATCGCTGATTTTTCCGCTTTCACGGATTGGGAAGATCGCTATAAGAAAATCATCGAGATGGGTAAATCCCTGCCGGAAATGCCGGAAGCTTTGAAGACCGAACAAAACATCGTCAAGGGTTGCCAATCTCAAGTCTGGTTGCATGCTTCGGTTACTGATGATGGCAAGATGTTGTTGGTGGGTGATAGCGACGCTTTGATCGTTAAAGGTCTTGTAGCACTGCTTTTGAAGGTCTATTCAGGATCCACACCCAATGAAGTTTTGATGACGCCACCGGAGTTTTTACGAGCTCTGGGCTTTGAGGGAAATCTTTCCCCAAGCCGCGCGAACGGTCTGCATTCGATGTTAAAGCAAATCAAGCTTTATGCGACGGCATTTGATTACATGTTGAAGATAAAGAAATAA